In Oscillatoria acuminata PCC 6304, a single window of DNA contains:
- a CDS encoding DASH family cryptochrome has translation MTYQPIILWYRNDLRVHDHEPLYRALETHAPIVPIYCFDPRQFSKTAYGFPKTGPFRAQFLLESVANLRQSLQNLGSNLIIKIGKPEVILPQIAHQVNASAIYFHQEVTAEEIAVETALSQGVKSLNVALKSFWGHTLYHCDRLPFDIPNIPELFTHFRKQVEKTATPDSCFPTPTQLPPLPEIETGNLPNLTELGVEKVAIASKAVLPFTGGESAGIARMEDYFWTGDRLRTYKETRNGMLGPDYSSKFSPWLSLGCLSPRYIYQQVQDYETQRIKNDSTYWLIFELLWRDYFRFICAKHGNAIFRQSGLQGVTIPWEEDWQKFTLWQQGKTGFPLVDANMRELAATGFMSNRGRQNVASFLTKNLGINWQMGAEWFESLLIDYDVCSNWGNWNYTAGVGNDARGFRFFNIIKQSKDYDPEGDYVKHWLPELAAVPAAKVHEPWKLLEVEQQRFGVKIGVDYPHPVVDLFESAKANEQVYKQQFS, from the coding sequence ATGACATACCAACCAATAATCCTTTGGTATCGTAACGATTTGCGCGTACATGATCACGAACCCCTGTATCGCGCCCTCGAAACTCATGCGCCGATTGTCCCTATCTATTGTTTCGACCCCAGACAATTTTCTAAAACTGCTTATGGGTTTCCAAAAACCGGCCCATTCCGCGCCCAGTTTTTACTCGAAAGTGTTGCCAACCTGCGTCAATCTCTGCAAAATCTCGGCAGCAACTTAATCATTAAAATTGGAAAACCTGAAGTAATTTTACCTCAAATCGCCCACCAAGTCAATGCTTCGGCGATTTATTTCCATCAGGAAGTCACAGCGGAAGAAATTGCGGTAGAAACGGCACTGTCTCAAGGGGTCAAATCCCTGAATGTTGCCCTCAAATCCTTCTGGGGACATACTCTCTATCATTGCGATCGCCTCCCATTTGATATCCCCAATATTCCCGAATTGTTCACCCACTTTCGCAAACAAGTCGAAAAAACAGCCACCCCAGATTCCTGCTTTCCCACCCCTACCCAGTTGCCGCCATTACCGGAAATAGAGACAGGGAACTTACCTAACTTAACGGAATTAGGCGTGGAAAAAGTTGCGATCGCCTCTAAAGCAGTCCTCCCCTTTACCGGAGGAGAAAGCGCCGGAATTGCCCGAATGGAGGACTATTTTTGGACAGGCGATCGTCTGCGAACCTACAAAGAAACCCGCAACGGAATGCTAGGTCCCGACTATTCCTCCAAATTTTCCCCCTGGTTATCCTTGGGTTGCCTCTCCCCCCGCTACATTTACCAACAAGTCCAAGACTACGAAACCCAACGTATCAAAAACGACTCCACCTATTGGCTAATATTCGAGTTACTCTGGCGAGATTACTTCCGATTCATCTGTGCCAAACATGGGAACGCCATCTTCCGTCAATCCGGATTACAAGGGGTAACCATTCCCTGGGAAGAAGACTGGCAAAAATTCACCCTCTGGCAACAAGGAAAAACCGGCTTTCCCCTTGTAGATGCTAATATGCGCGAACTCGCTGCCACCGGATTCATGTCTAATCGAGGCAGACAAAACGTCGCCAGTTTCCTGACTAAAAACCTCGGCATCAATTGGCAAATGGGAGCAGAATGGTTTGAGTCCCTCCTGATTGATTATGATGTTTGTAGCAATTGGGGAAACTGGAACTACACCGCTGGAGTGGGGAATGATGCCCGGGGGTTTAGATTTTTTAACATTATCAAACAATCCAAAGATTACGACCCCGAGGGCGACTATGTGAAGCATTGGTTACCCGAGTTGGCAGCAGTTCCGGCAGCTAAAGTGCATGAACCTTGGAAATTATTGGAGGTGGAACAGCAGCGGTTCGGAGTAAAAATTGGGGTAGATTATCCCCATCCTGTTGTTGATTTGTTTGAGTCTGCGAAAGCAAATGAGCAGGTTTATAAACAACAATTCTCGTGA
- a CDS encoding NAD(P)H-quinone oxidoreductase subunit 5, whose protein sequence is MEPIYQYAWLIPVLPLLAAMLVGLGLISYNKTTNNLRQATAAFLVSSVGAAMVLSFALLWSQIQGHETYTYSLEWAAAGNFHLTMGYTIDHLSALMLAIVTTVALLVMIYTDGYMAHDPGYVRFYTYLSLFSSSMLGLVISPNLVQVYIFWELVGMCSYLLIGFWFDRKPAADACQKAFVTNRVGDFGLLLGMLGLYWATDSFDFQIMGDRLQDLVQSGAIGGGVAALLAVLVFLGPVAKSAQFPLHVWLPDAMEGPTPISALIHAATMVAAGVFLIARMYPVFEHIPSAMTVIAWTGCFTAFLGATIALTQTDIKKGLAYSTMSQLGYMVMAMGIGAYSAGLFHLMTHAYFKAMLFLGSGSVIHGMEEVVGHDPTLAQDMRLMGGLRKFMPITAATFAVGTLAICGIPPFAGFWSKDEILGAAFEANPALWGVGWLTAGMTAFYMFRMYFMTFEGPFRGNDTEIRHELKTEAEAGEPILAFGPGAMDPRELEASHDDHSHGHHSEYPHESPLSMTFPLMALAVPSALLGLVGTPFANYFEAFIHPPSESLAEIAEHAEEFNLTEFLVMGGSSVGIALLGITLASLMYLSRKIDPKAIASQIKPLYLLSRKKWYFDEIYNSLFVLGSRRLARQVMEVDYRVVDGAVNLTGLITVISGEGLKYFENGRAQFYALIVFVAVLGLVILSGVT, encoded by the coding sequence ATGGAACCAATTTATCAGTATGCTTGGCTGATCCCAGTTTTGCCTTTATTAGCGGCAATGCTGGTCGGCTTGGGCCTGATTTCTTATAACAAGACGACCAATAATCTGCGGCAAGCGACTGCCGCATTCTTGGTCTCCTCCGTAGGTGCAGCAATGGTGTTGTCCTTTGCCTTGCTCTGGAGTCAAATCCAAGGCCATGAAACCTACACCTACAGCCTGGAATGGGCGGCGGCGGGGAATTTTCACCTAACAATGGGTTACACCATTGACCACCTCTCGGCGCTGATGCTGGCGATCGTGACTACGGTGGCCCTATTGGTGATGATTTACACCGATGGCTACATGGCTCATGATCCCGGATATGTGCGCTTTTACACCTACCTGAGCCTGTTTAGCTCCTCAATGTTGGGTCTGGTGATCAGTCCGAACCTGGTTCAGGTCTATATCTTTTGGGAACTGGTGGGGATGTGTTCCTATTTGCTGATCGGATTTTGGTTCGATCGCAAACCGGCAGCAGATGCTTGTCAAAAAGCCTTTGTTACCAACCGCGTGGGCGACTTTGGTCTGCTGTTGGGGATGTTGGGCTTATATTGGGCAACGGATAGTTTTGATTTTCAAATCATGGGCGATCGCCTGCAAGATCTCGTCCAATCCGGGGCGATCGGTGGAGGCGTCGCGGCCCTCTTAGCCGTCTTGGTCTTTCTCGGACCCGTTGCCAAATCTGCTCAATTCCCCCTCCACGTCTGGCTACCGGACGCCATGGAAGGCCCCACCCCCATCTCGGCTTTAATCCACGCCGCCACGATGGTGGCTGCTGGAGTCTTCTTAATCGCCCGGATGTATCCCGTCTTTGAACATATCCCCAGCGCCATGACCGTCATTGCCTGGACCGGATGTTTCACCGCCTTCCTGGGGGCAACCATCGCCCTCACCCAAACTGACATCAAAAAAGGGTTAGCCTATTCCACCATGTCCCAACTGGGTTATATGGTCATGGCAATGGGAATCGGGGCCTACAGCGCGGGACTCTTTCACCTGATGACCCACGCCTACTTCAAAGCCATGCTGTTTCTCGGGTCTGGATCCGTGATTCATGGCATGGAAGAAGTCGTGGGTCATGACCCCACCCTGGCCCAAGATATGCGGCTAATGGGTGGACTGCGGAAATTTATGCCGATTACCGCTGCTACGTTTGCAGTCGGCACCCTCGCCATTTGTGGAATCCCACCCTTTGCTGGATTCTGGTCCAAAGACGAAATCCTCGGGGCCGCCTTTGAAGCCAATCCCGCCCTCTGGGGCGTCGGCTGGCTAACTGCCGGGATGACTGCCTTCTATATGTTCCGGATGTACTTCATGACCTTTGAAGGACCATTCCGAGGCAACGACACCGAGATTCGTCACGAACTCAAAACCGAAGCCGAAGCTGGGGAACCCATCCTCGCCTTTGGTCCCGGTGCAATGGACCCTCGGGAACTAGAAGCCAGCCACGATGACCACTCTCACGGTCATCACAGCGAATATCCCCATGAGTCCCCTTTGAGTATGACCTTCCCCTTGATGGCCCTGGCCGTGCCTTCGGCCCTGCTGGGGTTGGTGGGAACTCCCTTTGCCAATTACTTTGAGGCATTTATTCACCCTCCCAGTGAATCCCTGGCTGAAATTGCTGAACACGCCGAAGAATTCAACCTCACCGAATTCTTAGTGATGGGCGGTAGTTCCGTGGGAATTGCGTTGCTGGGGATTACCTTGGCATCCCTGATGTACTTGAGTCGGAAAATCGACCCGAAGGCGATCGCCTCTCAAATCAAACCCCTCTACTTGCTCTCCCGCAAGAAATGGTACTTTGACGAAATCTACAACTCCCTGTTTGTCCTCGGTTCGCGCCGGTTAGCCAGACAGGTGATGGAAGTGGATTATCGCGTCGTTGATGGGGCCGTCAACCTCACCGGGTTGATCACCGTCATCAGTGGCGAAGGACTGAAATACTTTGAAAACGGTCGCGCCCAATTCTATGCCTTAATCGTCTTTGTGGCGGTTCTCGGCTTAGTCATTCTCTCCGGCGTGACTTAA
- a CDS encoding serine/threonine-protein kinase has protein sequence MLGKTLRGRYHILKKLGKGGFGETYLAEDRDLPGTPFCVVKRLFPQSKNPVFLQTAKRLFDKEAEILHRLNPCDRIPRLLAHFQENGEFYLVEDFIDGEDFQKQNPFSPGNPESEVIHLLTEILEILAFVHQQQIIHRDIKPANLMRRQGDGKVFLIDFGAVKEIATLQVNSQGQTIATVAIGTPGYMPSEQAVGNPKPSSDIYALGMVVVELITGIRADQLPKDSRGELCWRNLVNLSEPLAEVLEKMVRYDYRQRFASARETLDAIKNLDKTILPTMPSSASSSQRTKIQGFHPILLVKRALRGEPKEILGLGLTFICTVAAVLSVPQAQQMLFSPPPPLVVQATEFKAYQNAEYQLKLNYPTTWEIDTRRNSITQTLVTFRIPQAELMVTVEDLSSQPKSFDKYTNDFIAQLEANIPDFKKIKEGETTLAQQTGYQVFYTGKQQNIPVQSWQSWTVKGDKAYVFTYSAHSRHYKDHLPTVQAMIESVQID, from the coding sequence ATGTTAGGCAAAACCCTGCGCGGACGCTACCATATCCTCAAAAAATTAGGAAAAGGCGGGTTTGGCGAAACCTATCTGGCAGAAGATAGAGACTTACCCGGCACTCCTTTCTGTGTAGTGAAGCGCCTGTTTCCTCAATCCAAAAATCCCGTTTTCTTGCAAACCGCTAAACGCCTGTTTGATAAGGAAGCGGAAATTCTGCACCGCCTCAATCCTTGCGATCGCATTCCTCGACTCTTGGCTCATTTTCAAGAAAATGGGGAATTTTATCTCGTTGAAGACTTCATTGATGGGGAAGATTTCCAAAAACAGAACCCTTTCTCCCCCGGAAATCCTGAATCAGAAGTGATTCACCTGCTGACAGAAATTCTGGAGATTCTGGCTTTTGTACATCAGCAGCAGATTATTCACCGGGATATCAAACCGGCGAATCTGATGCGGCGGCAAGGGGATGGAAAAGTCTTTCTGATTGATTTTGGGGCGGTGAAAGAGATTGCCACTCTCCAAGTCAATTCCCAAGGACAAACCATCGCAACGGTGGCGATCGGAACTCCCGGATATATGCCCAGTGAACAAGCGGTAGGCAACCCCAAACCCAGCAGCGATATTTATGCCTTGGGGATGGTTGTGGTTGAATTAATCACCGGAATTCGGGCGGACCAACTCCCCAAAGATAGCCGGGGAGAACTCTGCTGGCGGAATTTAGTGAATCTCTCTGAACCTTTGGCGGAGGTGTTAGAAAAGATGGTCCGATATGACTATCGACAACGTTTTGCCTCAGCCAGAGAAACCCTGGACGCGATTAAAAATTTAGATAAAACAATCCTACCCACCATGCCATCTTCTGCAAGTTCTTCTCAACGGACAAAAATTCAAGGATTTCATCCCATCTTGTTGGTTAAACGAGCATTACGGGGGGAACCTAAAGAGATTTTGGGTCTGGGTCTTACTTTTATTTGTACCGTTGCTGCGGTTTTATCGGTCCCCCAAGCGCAACAGATGTTATTTTCACCCCCACCCCCGTTGGTTGTCCAGGCAACGGAGTTTAAAGCCTATCAAAATGCCGAATATCAGCTTAAACTCAACTATCCCACCACCTGGGAAATCGACACCAGACGGAATAGCATCACCCAGACCCTAGTCACCTTTCGGATACCGCAAGCGGAATTAATGGTCACCGTGGAAGATTTATCATCCCAACCGAAAAGTTTTGATAAATACACCAATGATTTTATTGCCCAACTCGAAGCGAATATTCCCGATTTTAAAAAGATAAAAGAAGGAGAAACCACCCTCGCCCAGCAAACAGGCTATCAGGTATTTTATACCGGAAAACAGCAAAATATTCCCGTTCAAAGTTGGCAGAGTTGGACGGTAAAAGGGGATAAGGCTTATGTTTTCACCTATTCCGCCCATTCGCGTCATTACAAAGACCATTTACCCACAGTTCAAGCCATGATTGAATCAGTGCAAATTGATTGA
- a CDS encoding thioredoxin family protein, with protein sequence MVLSLNERSFKQEVLEATTPVLVNFWAPWCGICLLINPVLKGFEAEWGETVKIVGINADQTLKLASTYRIATLPTLILFDGGSIIHRIEGFQGRDDLTRELRSLLLTTQKSHSYSQLQPAINS encoded by the coding sequence ATGGTGTTGTCTCTTAATGAAAGGTCCTTTAAACAAGAAGTTTTAGAAGCTACCACTCCTGTTCTCGTGAATTTTTGGGCACCGTGGTGCGGGATTTGTTTGCTGATTAACCCTGTTTTGAAGGGATTCGAGGCCGAATGGGGCGAAACGGTTAAAATTGTCGGAATTAATGCCGATCAAACCCTGAAGCTGGCAAGTACCTATCGGATCGCGACGTTGCCCACCCTGATTTTGTTTGATGGAGGATCCATTATCCATCGCATTGAAGGGTTCCAAGGACGGGACGACTTAACCCGTGAATTAAGGTCCCTGCTCCTGACCACTCAAAAATCGCATTCTTATTCCCAGTTACAACCGGCCATCAATTCCTGA
- the tnpA gene encoding IS200/IS605 family transposase, translating into MSLWRLYYHLVWATKKRQPLITPEKETVLYQYIRGKANALRSIVHAIGGTDNHIHIVVSIPPNLSVAEFVKNIKGSSAYHLNHQGFDPNLKFGWQDGYGVFSLGRKQLDIAVNYVHNQKIHHQNNTEIASLEQFSDQDDPPPIWHPRLEA; encoded by the coding sequence ATGTCTCTTTGGCGACTTTATTATCATTTGGTATGGGCCACTAAGAAGCGTCAACCTTTAATAACTCCAGAAAAAGAAACTGTATTGTATCAATATATACGGGGTAAAGCCAACGCATTACGGTCTATAGTTCATGCCATAGGCGGCACTGACAACCATATTCATATAGTCGTTTCTATTCCCCCTAATTTGTCGGTTGCCGAATTTGTCAAAAATATTAAAGGCAGTAGCGCCTATCATTTGAATCACCAGGGGTTTGACCCTAATTTAAAATTTGGTTGGCAAGATGGGTATGGAGTCTTTTCTCTAGGTCGCAAGCAACTCGATATAGCGGTGAATTACGTTCATAATCAGAAAATTCATCATCAAAATAACACGGAAATCGCCTCTTTGGAGCAATTCAGCGATCAAGATGATCCACCCCCAATCTGGCATCCCCGTTTAGAGGCATAA
- the ndhD1 gene encoding photosynthetic/respiratory NAD(P)H-quinone oxidoreductase subunit D1: MAEFPWLTTIILFPIAASLLIPVIPDKDGRTVRWYALIVGLMDFALIVYTFCNHYDLSNPNIQLFESYSWVPALDLNWSVGADGLSMPLIILTGFITTLAILASWPVTLKPKLFFFLILAMYGGQIAVFAVQDMLLFFLVWELELIPVYLLLSIWGGKKRLYAATKFILYTAGGSLFILLAGLAMAFYGDTVTFDMQSLAAKDYAINLELLLYAAFLIAYGVKLPIFPLHTWLPDAHGEATAPVHMLLAGILLKMGGYAIIRMNAQMLPDAHAVFAPMLVILGVVNIIYAALTSFAQRNLKRKIAYSSISHMGFVLIGIGSFTDLGLSGAVLQMVSHGLIGASLFFMVGATYDRTHTLMLDEMGGIGKKMKKSFAMWTTCSLASLALPGMSGFVAELMVFVGFATSDAYSLTFRVVVVFLAAVGVILTPIYLLSMLREMLYGPENKELVEHEALIDSEPREVFIIACLLVPIIGIGLYPKILTQIYDATTVQLTARLRNSVPTLAEGASVALGEPMEAPAIGSSR, translated from the coding sequence ATGGCTGAATTTCCTTGGCTGACTACAATTATCCTGTTTCCGATCGCGGCATCCCTACTCATCCCTGTTATCCCCGATAAAGATGGGCGCACGGTGCGTTGGTATGCCCTAATCGTCGGACTCATGGACTTTGCCCTCATTGTCTACACCTTCTGTAATCATTACGACCTCAGCAACCCCAATATCCAGCTTTTTGAAAGCTACTCTTGGGTGCCTGCCTTAGACCTCAACTGGTCAGTCGGGGCCGATGGATTATCCATGCCCCTGATTATCCTCACCGGATTTATCACCACCCTGGCAATCTTGGCCTCCTGGCCCGTCACCTTAAAGCCAAAACTGTTTTTCTTCTTGATTTTGGCCATGTATGGCGGACAGATTGCCGTCTTTGCCGTCCAGGATATGCTGTTGTTCTTCCTGGTATGGGAATTGGAACTGATTCCGGTGTACCTGCTGCTCTCCATCTGGGGCGGTAAAAAACGCCTCTATGCAGCCACCAAATTTATCCTCTACACCGCAGGCGGTTCCCTGTTTATTCTGCTGGCGGGCCTCGCAATGGCCTTCTACGGGGATACCGTCACCTTTGATATGCAGTCCCTAGCGGCGAAGGATTACGCCATTAACTTAGAACTGTTGCTCTATGCAGCATTTTTAATTGCCTACGGCGTCAAACTGCCCATCTTCCCCCTGCATACCTGGTTACCCGACGCCCACGGGGAAGCCACCGCCCCAGTACATATGTTACTCGCCGGGATTCTGCTGAAGATGGGGGGATACGCCATCATCCGCATGAATGCCCAAATGTTACCCGACGCGCACGCGGTGTTTGCACCGATGTTAGTCATCCTCGGGGTGGTGAATATCATTTATGCCGCTCTCACCTCCTTTGCCCAACGCAACCTCAAGCGGAAAATTGCCTATTCCTCCATTTCTCACATGGGATTTGTGCTAATTGGGATTGGGTCATTTACCGACTTAGGATTAAGCGGTGCAGTCCTGCAAATGGTCTCTCACGGGCTGATTGGGGCGAGTTTGTTCTTCATGGTGGGAGCAACCTACGATCGCACCCATACCCTGATGCTGGATGAAATGGGCGGCATTGGCAAAAAGATGAAAAAGTCCTTTGCCATGTGGACCACCTGTTCCCTAGCCTCCTTAGCGTTGCCGGGAATGAGTGGATTTGTGGCTGAATTAATGGTGTTTGTTGGTTTTGCCACTAGCGATGCCTATAGCCTAACCTTCCGCGTCGTCGTCGTCTTCTTAGCGGCAGTCGGCGTCATTCTCACCCCGATTTACCTCCTGTCCATGCTGCGAGAAATGTTATATGGACCAGAGAATAAGGAATTAGTGGAACATGAAGCCCTGATTGATTCCGAACCTCGGGAAGTGTTTATCATTGCTTGCCTGCTGGTGCCGATTATTGGCATTGGGTTATATCCCAAGATTCTCACCCAAATCTATGATGCCACCACGGTACAGTTAACCGCCAGATTGCGGAACTCAGTACCCACGTTGGCGGAAGGCGCATCGGTTGCCTTAGGAGAACCGATGGAAGCTCCGGCAATTGGTAGCAGTCGGTAG
- a CDS encoding tetratricopeptide repeat protein, with the protein MSRFLPPLPSKRTGQKSPVLLSVVLLSVALSLVSSPQVSELRLSASPTPGETSEAEEAEADRLLIQGSQQYNRSDLRGAIQSWKTALAIYQQLENRPGISDSLNNLGAAYTNLGQYREAINFYQQSLAIKRQLEDKRGIVASLNNLGLAYDSLGQYREAINFHQQSLEIKRQIEDKGGIANSLNNLGNAYNSLGQYREAINFHQQSLEIKRQIEDKGGIANSLNNLGAAYTNLGQYREAINFHQQSLEIKRQIEDKGGIANSLDNLGVAYNSLGQYREAINFYQQSLEIRRQIEDKGGIAGSLNNLGESYRYLGQYREAINFYQQSLEIQRQIEDKGGIANSLNNLGIVYNSLGQYREAINFHQQSLEIRRQIEDKGGIANSLNNLGNAYESLGQYGEAINFYQQSLEIKLQIEDKGGIANSLGNLGSAYFFLEQYREAINFYQQSLEIQRQIGNRAGEGNSLNNLGYALFQLNQLAPAETFLRQAIEVRESLREGLDDEQKVSLADTQSNSYQTLQRVLIAQNRPQDALEISERGRARAFVELLAARGTVRDESNLASIPAVEPPTIADIQRIAHTQNATLVEYSLVGDNQLYIWVIQPRGEVHFTSVNLQPLHEQNTSLTQLVRNTREKIEKKAESIPELRQLHQLLIEPIAPYLPEDPQARVILLPHGELFLLPFPALQDSTDTYLIQKHTLLTAPAIQALDFSNNPVPLPASPSLALVVGNPTMPQRDPPLSPLRGAQAEAEQIAKLLKTQALTGDAATKTAILPQLSQSPVIHLATHGILDERRGMNSAVVLAPSTPTATSPQYPLLLDHPDGFLTAGEIVELQIPAELVVLSACDTGGGTITGDGVIGLSRAWLTAGTSTVLVSLWKIDDGVSGNMMSQFYQELQNNPDAAAGLRQAMLQAIEANIDLKNWAAFTVIGEAQVPFVGQQSSGFAVSLIELAIVAGVGVGGLVVITQRRRVMPKVVHTLQTVSKTRQIWIPIITGVVLVSGGIMGVQQWLSTPILYENATYGFKMQVPRQWKIQEPQDSITGTVAVFLAPPESGTAQFYEKVSITVEDLSSHPQTLEQYTDKAVQEIRDYVPDAMFLVERDPRTLGNHPAYRVMYTGKMGEKEVQRMLVWIVKEDRAYIVSYESAKGKFDRVLTTVEEMIKSLEFGE; encoded by the coding sequence ATGTCCAGATTTCTCCCTCCCCTCCCCAGCAAAAGAACCGGACAAAAATCCCCGGTTTTGCTCAGTGTAGTTCTGCTGTCTGTTGCCCTCTCTCTGGTATCCAGTCCCCAGGTTTCTGAGTTGAGACTGTCCGCTTCTCCCACCCCAGGGGAAACATCCGAGGCAGAGGAAGCAGAAGCAGATAGGTTACTCATTCAAGGGAGTCAGCAATATAATCGGAGTGACTTGAGAGGGGCGATTCAGTCTTGGAAAACAGCCCTGGCAATCTATCAACAACTTGAAAATCGCCCAGGAATTTCCGATTCTCTGAACAATCTGGGAGCAGCTTACACAAACCTGGGGCAATACCGGGAGGCGATTAATTTTTATCAGCAGTCTTTGGCGATTAAACGGCAGCTAGAAGATAAGCGAGGAATTGTCGCTTCTCTGAACAATTTGGGACTTGCTTACGACTCCCTAGGGCAATACCGGGAGGCGATTAATTTTCATCAGCAGTCTTTGGAAATTAAACGGCAGATAGAAGATAAGGGAGGAATTGCCAATTCTCTGAATAATCTGGGAAATGCTTACAACTCCCTAGGGCAATACCGGGAGGCGATTAATTTTCATCAGCAGTCTTTGGAGATTAAACGGCAGATAGAAGATAAGGGAGGAATTGCCAATTCTCTGAACAATCTGGGAGCAGCTTACACAAACCTGGGGCAATACCGGGAGGCGATTAATTTTCATCAGCAGTCTTTGGAGATTAAACGGCAGATAGAAGATAAGGGAGGAATTGCCAATTCTCTGGATAATCTGGGAGTGGCTTACAACTCCCTAGGGCAATACCGGGAGGCAATTAATTTTTATCAGCAGTCTTTGGAGATTAGACGGCAGATAGAAGATAAGGGAGGTATTGCCGGTTCTCTGAACAATCTGGGAGAATCTTACAGATACCTAGGGCAATACCGGGAGGCGATTAATTTTTATCAGCAGTCCCTGGAGATTCAACGGCAGATAGAAGATAAGGGAGGAATTGCCAATTCTCTGAATAATCTGGGAATTGTTTACAACTCCCTAGGGCAATACCGGGAGGCGATTAATTTTCATCAGCAGTCTTTGGAGATTAGACGGCAGATAGAAGATAAGGGAGGAATTGCCAATTCTCTGAATAATCTGGGAAATGCTTACGAATCCCTAGGGCAATACGGGGAAGCGATTAATTTTTATCAGCAGTCTTTGGAGATTAAACTACAGATAGAAGATAAGGGAGGAATTGCCAATTCTTTGGGGAATCTGGGAAGTGCTTACTTCTTCCTAGAGCAATACCGGGAGGCGATTAATTTTTATCAGCAGTCCCTGGAGATTCAACGGCAGATAGGAAATCGCGCTGGTGAAGGCAATTCTCTCAACAATCTCGGATATGCCTTATTTCAACTCAACCAATTAGCCCCTGCCGAGACATTTTTGCGCCAAGCGATTGAAGTCCGCGAATCCCTGCGAGAAGGATTGGACGATGAGCAAAAAGTCTCCCTCGCCGATACCCAATCCAATTCCTACCAAACATTACAACGAGTTTTAATTGCCCAGAATCGACCCCAGGATGCCTTAGAAATTTCTGAACGGGGGAGGGCGCGGGCGTTTGTGGAGTTATTGGCGGCACGAGGAACGGTGCGGGATGAGTCTAATCTCGCCTCTATCCCGGCAGTGGAACCTCCGACGATCGCCGATATTCAACGCATCGCCCACACCCAAAATGCCACCCTGGTTGAATATTCCCTCGTGGGTGACAATCAGCTCTATATCTGGGTGATTCAACCCCGGGGGGAAGTGCATTTTACCTCCGTGAATCTGCAACCCCTGCACGAACAAAATACCTCCCTGACGCAGTTGGTGCGGAATACCCGAGAGAAAATAGAAAAGAAAGCAGAATCCATTCCCGAATTGCGGCAGTTGCATCAACTCCTGATTGAACCGATCGCCCCCTACCTGCCCGAAGACCCCCAAGCGCGGGTGATTCTGTTGCCTCATGGTGAGTTATTTCTCCTGCCATTTCCCGCCCTGCAAGACTCAACGGACACCTATTTAATCCAAAAACATACCCTCCTCACGGCACCGGCAATTCAGGCATTAGACTTTTCCAACAATCCCGTCCCCCTCCCCGCTTCCCCCTCCCTTGCCTTAGTCGTCGGAAATCCCACCATGCCCCAGAGAGACCCCCCCTTGTCGCCCTTACGCGGTGCACAAGCGGAGGCAGAGCAAATCGCCAAATTGCTGAAAACTCAGGCCCTGACGGGAGATGCCGCCACCAAAACCGCGATTTTACCCCAGTTATCCCAATCCCCAGTGATTCATCTGGCAACTCATGGGATTTTGGATGAAAGGCGGGGGATGAATAGTGCGGTGGTATTGGCACCCAGTACCCCGACGGCAACCTCACCTCAATACCCCCTCCTCCTAGATCACCCCGATGGGTTCCTCACCGCCGGGGAAATCGTCGAATTACAGATTCCCGCCGAGTTGGTGGTATTAAGTGCCTGCGACACCGGAGGCGGCACCATTACCGGGGATGGGGTGATTGGGTTATCCCGCGCTTGGTTAACCGCCGGGACTTCTACGGTATTGGTGTCTTTGTGGAAAATTGATGATGGGGTTTCCGGGAATATGATGTCCCAATTCTATCAGGAATTGCAGAACAATCCCGATGCCGCAGCGGGGTTGCGTCAGGCGATGCTTCAAGCCATTGAGGCAAACATTGACCTCAAAAATTGGGCAGCATTTACGGTCATTGGTGAGGCACAAGTCCCCTTTGTCGGGCAGCAATCCTCCGGTTTCGCTGTCTCGTTGATTGAGTTGGCAATTGTCGCAGGGGTCGGAGTTGGGGGACTGGTGGTGATAACTCAGCGACGCCGGGTGATGCCAAAAGTGGTCCATACCCTCCAAACCGTCTCCAAAACTCGGCAAATCTGGATACCCATCATCACGGGAGTGGTGCTCGTCTCTGGGGGAATCATGGGAGTGCAGCAGTGGTTATCCACGCCGATTCTCTATGAAAATGCCACCTACGGGTTCAAAATGCAAGTCCCCCGCCAGTGGAAAATTCAAGAACCCCAAGACTCGATTACCGGAACCGTCGCCGTCTTCCTTGCGCCTCCAGAATCCGGCACTGCTCAATTTTACGAGAAAGTGAGCATCACCGTAGAGGATTTATCTTCTCATCCCCAAACTTTGGAACAATATACAGATAAGGCAGTGCAGGAAATTAGAGACTATGTGCCGGATGCGATGTTTCTGGTTGAGCGCGACCCGAGGACCCTCGGGAATCATCCCGCCTATC